From one Acidibrevibacterium fodinaquatile genomic stretch:
- the tssF gene encoding type VI secretion system baseplate subunit TssF, translating into MPADGDETLFRHYLAELDYLRTAGSEFARRYPQVAKALDLTTHGSTDPHVQRLIESSAFLTARLQRTYDAQLPEVPGALLDVLYPQLTAPIPAMMVAAFHTDPAQSRAIAGITVPAGTTLLTRATRRGDEIVCRFRTGYPVALWPLDVADAGIDPPTAYPFLDTRPGVQRVLRIRLRCQGHRNFTEFAPPSLRFYLSPMIGNRDALYELLFAEPPAIAVSAVSRAGASDTPMAAPVIVPEARLRQVGLGSEEALLPSPPTAHQAYGLMQEYFAYPEKFMFFDVTGLPPGIFGTGTDADLLILLPAAPRQRITLPAESLLLRCTPALNLFSRVSEPIRIDHTQLEYRLVADRRRAGHAAIHSVERVTRMSAATGKGETMQPLFSFARADRDDNGAALYFIRRARSPFAADDSEELLLSLLDPDLDPHLPAGDTVFAQLLCTNRGLTDQMGRGVRLDVEVDLPIAGIASVTRPTHEIPPPAQGKALWQLVSHLSLNHLSLTGGEEGMAALRGIIRLYDPANATGMDRLRGLVDVASRRVVRRIGEDAWRGFCRGLQITLTFDAERYPTPDLYLLGSVLSRFFGLHAAVNAFTELVIARRNGQREEIWSWPAVTGETALL; encoded by the coding sequence ATGCCGGCTGACGGGGACGAGACGCTTTTTCGGCATTATCTGGCGGAACTCGACTATCTTCGCACCGCCGGAAGCGAGTTCGCCCGCCGCTATCCGCAGGTCGCGAAGGCGCTCGATCTCACCACGCATGGTAGTACCGACCCCCATGTCCAGCGCCTGATCGAATCTTCGGCATTCCTCACCGCGCGGCTGCAGCGAACCTATGATGCGCAATTGCCGGAAGTTCCGGGCGCGCTGCTCGATGTTCTCTATCCGCAATTGACCGCGCCGATCCCCGCCATGATGGTTGCGGCCTTTCACACCGACCCGGCACAGAGCCGGGCGATCGCCGGCATCACCGTACCCGCCGGCACTACTCTGCTCACCCGGGCCACACGCCGCGGCGACGAGATCGTCTGTCGGTTTCGCACCGGCTATCCGGTGGCGTTATGGCCGCTCGACGTCGCCGATGCTGGCATCGACCCGCCGACCGCCTATCCTTTTCTCGACACGCGGCCCGGGGTGCAGCGCGTGCTGCGCATCCGCCTCCGTTGCCAGGGCCATCGCAATTTTACCGAGTTCGCGCCGCCATCCTTGCGGTTCTATCTCTCGCCGATGATCGGCAATCGCGACGCGCTTTACGAATTGCTGTTCGCCGAGCCGCCGGCAATCGCGGTCAGCGCGGTCTCACGAGCGGGGGCGAGCGATACCCCCATGGCCGCGCCCGTGATCGTTCCCGAAGCACGGCTCCGTCAGGTCGGGCTTGGCAGCGAGGAGGCACTGCTGCCCTCCCCGCCGACGGCGCATCAGGCCTATGGTCTGATGCAGGAATATTTCGCTTATCCAGAAAAATTCATGTTCTTTGACGTGACCGGCCTGCCGCCCGGTATTTTCGGCACCGGCACCGACGCGGATCTGCTGATCCTGCTCCCGGCGGCGCCGCGCCAGAGGATCACTCTGCCGGCTGAGAGCCTCCTTTTGCGATGCACGCCGGCCCTCAACCTGTTTTCGCGCGTGAGCGAGCCCATCCGCATCGACCACACGCAGCTCGAATACCGGCTCGTTGCCGATCGGCGCCGCGCCGGTCACGCGGCGATCCACAGCGTCGAGCGCGTGACGCGGATGTCGGCCGCGACCGGCAAGGGTGAGACGATGCAGCCCTTGTTCTCGTTCGCGCGGGCGGATCGGGACGATAACGGAGCCGCGCTCTATTTCATCCGCCGCGCGCGATCGCCCTTCGCCGCCGATGATAGCGAGGAATTGCTGCTCTCGCTGCTCGATCCCGATCTCGACCCGCATTTGCCGGCCGGCGATACGGTGTTTGCGCAACTTCTTTGCACCAATCGGGGCCTGACCGATCAGATGGGGCGCGGTGTGCGGCTCGATGTCGAGGTCGATCTCCCGATTGCGGGCATTGCCAGCGTCACCCGGCCGACGCACGAAATTCCGCCGCCGGCGCAGGGCAAAGCCCTTTGGCAGCTCGTCTCCCATCTCTCGCTCAACCATCTCTCGCTCACTGGCGGCGAGGAGGGGATGGCAGCCCTCCGCGGCATCATCCGGCTGTACGACCCCGCGAACGCGACCGGCATGGACCGGCTGCGCGGGCTGGTTGACGTCGCGTCGCGGCGTGTGGTGCGGCGGATCGGCGAGGATGCCTGGCGGGGATTCTGCCGCGGCCTCCAGATCACCCTCACCTTCGATGCCGAGCGCTATCCGACGCCCGATCTCTATCTTCTGGGCTCGGTGCTCAGCCGCTTTTTCGGTCTCCACGCGGCGGTGAATGCCTTTACCGAACTGGTGATCGCAAGACGAAATGGGCAACGCGAAGAGATCTGGTCATGGCCGGCAGTGACGGGCGAGACGGCGCTGCTTTAA